TGGAGCAGGAAGTCCAGCGCtttggggtgaggggtgaggaggCTGAGAACCAGAgctggcctggcctctcctggcCGTGCCAGCCCCGTGGCGCTGGGTTCCTGGGGCTGGCAGCAGAACCCTGTGGGGCTGGCAGGGCGCCACTGCTGCTGGgccagccaggcccagggagggtcTGCTGGAGGGACCTGTTGTCTGTGGGTTGTCCGGACACACCGGCTGCCACCACCTGTTTCTGTTCTCTGTTCCTGGGGAGCCATGGGGTTCTGCAGCCCTGCAGTCCGGGCTTCCAGCAGGGCCATGGCTGAGGACGGGGGAGGGCGCTGGACTAGACCaaggcctccctccctgtctggggtgctctgggccctcccctcctccctgggggagCCTCACGGACCTAGGGGGCAGCCAAGGCCTGAActgctcccacccacccacagcccGGGGGAGACGGGAGTTGGACCCCCAGCACCTGGGGCCCGCCTGCCCTAGGGGCTGCTGGGAGTCGGCTCTAGCAGGGGCATGCTCTGGGTTGAGGctctctggggcaggggcaggcggtGGGCTTTCCTGGAGGGAAGGACTTGGCGGTGCAGGGGAGAGGGCGCACAGGTGAGGACCCCTTACCAAGTGTGGATACAAAACAATTTATTGAGAAATGTACAGTTGAGGAGGGCGGGATGGGCACTGGGAGGCTTGGCTCTTGGCTCCTCTCCTCTGCATCCCTGTCGGAGGGCATGGTCGGCCCCCCGCCAACAGAAGGGGCCCCCCTGCCTGGGCAGGGTCTGGGGAAGGAGCCCCAGGTGAGCGGTGAAAGTGGGGGTGACGTGCCCACCCCCCTCAGCGAGGGGCTGCTCTGTGGGCGATTCACAgtgtgtgcagggaggggcctggccggGCCGTCTCTCCTGGCCTGCTTCCCCAGCTGCACAGTGGCAGTGAGGGGGTGCTCCCTGTGGCTCACAAGAGCCTGTGACTCTTGGAGGCTTTGGGGAGCATTTGTTCACCCCATCAGGACCCAGCCCCATAGACTGGGGGCAGTGAGCCAAAGGGGGTCCTCCGAGATGTTGGGGCtcctctggggccctggggagctcaCTCCCAGCAGTTGCTGCACCTGTGACTCCAGCTGTGGGCTGGGAACCCACGCGTGGGCCATGGGACAGCTCTAGTTGTCGGCCAGGGGCCCGAGCGAGAAGGTGGCTGCGTAGGTGACAGTGGCCGGGGCAGTGCTGGCCGGAGGCCGGGACAGGCAGTGCAGGTTCCCGGTCCTGAGCGCACAGTGCACGGGCCAGAGCACCACGCAGAAGAGCACCAGCAGCAGGGCCGTGACGAGTGCCATGCGCCTCCAGTCCCTGCAGCGTGCCCAGCAGCGGGCCAGGCGGCCCCGGCGGCTGGCAGGGCCCGGGATGGGAATGGGTGCGGCGGGCTCGGCGGGCTTGCTGAGGCCCACATCCACGCACACGAAGCCAGGGCCCGGGAGGCCAGGtgcagagggctgggggcagcagcACAGCTTGGTGCCCTCCAACCAGACAGGCTCCTCCAGCCGCAGGTGGGCCGGCATCCTGGCCTGCAGCTGACGGCTGGTGCGCAGCCCAGGGGCCCCGGTGGCGGGCACAGCTGTGGGCTGTCGGCAGAACGGGCAGGGCACAGCCTCACTGCCGGGTCGGCCCGTCGGCTGGGCCGCCGCCAGCCGTGCCAGGCACTCCAGGCAGAAGACGTGAGTGCAGGACAGCTCCTTGGGTGTCTTGAAGACGTTGTCGTAGCCCGAGAAGCAGATGGAGCACTCCAGCGGGGAGGCCACCTTCTCTGAGCCAGGGGTGCCCGGGGACCGGGGGCTGCAGGCCGAGCCGGGGGACCGGGGGCTGCACGCCGAGCCGGGGGACCGGGGGCTGCTGGCCGACCCGGGGGACCGGGGGCTGCTCGCTGAGCCGGGGGACCGGGGGCTGCAGGCCGAGCCGGGGGACCGGGGGCTGCACGCCGAGCCGGGGGACCGGGGGCTGCACGCCGAGCCGGGGGACCGGGGGCTGCTGGCCGAGCCGGGGGACCGGGGGCTGCTCGCCGAGCCGGGGGACCGGGGGCTGCAGGCCGAGCCGGGGGACCGGGGGCTGCACGCCGAGCCGGGGGACCGGGGGCTGCAGGCCGAGCCGGGGGACCGGGGGCTGCAGGCCGAGCCGGGGGACCGGGGGCTGCTGGCCGAGCCGGGGGACCGGGGGCTGCTCGCCGAGCCGGGGGACCGGGGGCTGCAGGCCGAGCCGGGGGACCGGGGGCTGCTGGCCGACCCGGGGGACCGGGGGCTGCAGGCCGAGCTGGGGGACCGGGGGCTGCTGGCCGAGCTGAGGGACCTGGGCACTGTTGCCGTGGCGCTGCTCCGGCGGGGGGGTGGCATGGCCGTATGCCACACCTGCTCGTCTGATGCCATGGCTCTGAGCTGTGGGACAAACAGAGACGACTGTGAGTGACACAAGGGCAGCCTGTCACTGTCTTTTGCCCGGCCCCAGTCCCAAGACCCTGGGAAGGACACTGCCTGTCTGTGGGCACCTCCAGAGTCCCACCGGCGCCCTGTCCCAccccctccagctcctcccacgCTGAGACTGGGGCAGCACCCCCAGTGCTCAGGCCTGACCAGCCAGacggggccctgggcccaggggtgTCATGCCGACTGCTCTGTGGACGCCTCTTGCTGGCCCTGCCCTACCTGGCTGTGCCCCCTGGCAGAGGTAAAGGTGACGATGACAATGGCCCACAACAGTTACTATTTACGCATGGGCTCTGACAGGCCGGGCCAGGTCGTGTGACAAAAAAGGCAGCGTGGAGAGAGGGAGACTGGGCCGGGTGACCCCGGGCTCTCCCGGGCGGGCACGGCTCCGGGTCAGGGGAGTGGGTCTGCACACAGACCCGGTGCCGGCGGCCAGTTGTCAGGCAGCTGGGCAAGCTAAGCCGTCAGCCCACAGGagacggggggagggggtgcctgggcaggggtgggggctggtggcccGAGGAGGGTTTGTCTCCCAGCCGAGCCCTGAACCTGAAGAGCCAGCCCGTCTGGCTGGTGCCGAGGGCCCCGCGCCAGCCCTCGGCCCACTGAGGGAACGGGACTCAGGTGGCCCTCTGTCCTCTCAGCCTGGGCGAGCACCCAGCTGCGCCCTcccgaccccctcccccccatttcTGCGGGAGaccctgcctctgtctccctggCCAGCTCAGGGGACCAGCCTGCTGaccagggccctgcccctccaTTGGGCCCAGGTCTCCGCCCCAGGCAGCCACACAGTGGGCAGAGGGAACCAGGGCCTTGGGAGGACCCTGACCACGGCACCCCAAGGAGCTCAGGGGGCCCCAGAGGCGACCCAGCCCCGACTTTCCGGTCAGTCCAGGCGGGCCGGCGGGGTGGCTCTCGGCGGTGCGCCGTGAAGACGCGGGTGTTGCTGCATCATGACGGACGGCCATGAGTCATGGTGACATCACTGTGAGGTCACGAGCGCCCCCCACATCGTGACACGAGATGTCACCGCATCCGGGTGACAGCAGAGGGGCGGGTTAGGCGGCAGGCTCGAGGGGACTGTGGGCCGTCCTCGCCCAGGCCGGTGTGCCCCACAAAACCGGTTCCTTGGTCTGAGGCCCCACCCCAAGGAGCTGCCCCACCCTGAGCCTGTGCAGGTGAGAGGTGAGTGCCAGCCGGGCAGGCCTTACCTGGTGGGCAGGGGTCAGCAGGGCCAGGGCATGGCCCTCCCGGGCGGCCACGGCCGGACTCTGAGGCTCCAAACTCTCCCGCTCCAGCAGCACCTGCTCCCGCCCCCGAGGCACCAGTCCCGGCCTCCGCTCACCGGGCAGGTGTCCCTCCTCGGGCCGGTGGACGGCAGCTGTCTCAGCGGCCCTGGCCGGCAGGCGTGTTCTGGGCAAGTGGGGTTCAGGGGTTTGCGTGTGCTCCTCCGGGTGTCAAGTGCTGAGGCAGGTGTGAGTTCTCTGGCGATGAGTCCTGGCAGGTGTATTTATGCGCTCCTGTCATGCTGGCCAGGGGTGTGGCCTTGGCTCTGGGATTGGCTGgcctcctgtcctctccctggTGAGCTGGGCGGCAGAGGGCGGGGAGTCAGAGGCGCGAAGCGGGAGCCTGGGGCGGAACCAGGGGGTGCGGTCAGTGTAGGCCCCACAGTCCAGGCAGGTCCTCGGGGGCCCGGGCAAAACTGGCCCCTGCGATGCCCGACTGGCCCCCCAGAGGCAGACCAGCTCACCCCGTGTGGGGCCCTGGTGGCACCTAAGCCCCTGGGGGGCtgccgacccccccccccacagtctCGGCCCAGCTCGTCACACCCTGTGGTCCGCTGGCGCCCTCCTCACGGCCCCtctccagccccgccccgggTACACGGCCCCCTGACGTGTGTGTCCACGCGTGTGCCGCCCCGTGTGCGCGTGCAAGGCCCTCCCAAACCTCTGCCCGCTGGAgccttggggggcaggggggggtcTCCTTGCTCTGGGCCCAGGGAACAGGGTGAGAGGTCAAGCTCCCCCAaggggtggggtcagaggtgAGGACGCGGCAGGGACCGGGAGGGCCACCAGGACTCGTCAGGGGTCAGTGTCCGCtgtggggccctggagcccaaggcagccctgcccagccaggagggggcgctggcaacccccctggggaggaggggggtctCAGCCAGTCAGCACGGGGTCCTGGCGGCGCTGGAGGGGCCTGGACCGCACCCCTCACACCTGCCCTGTGCCAGAGACGGCCCCACACCTGACGCCCCGCCCCCCCTGCAGCGGTGGCTGCCCCCCCGGCCACGCCCCCACAGCACACGCACGTCGGAGCCGACCTCGGGGCGGTGGGCCCCTGCGCTGAGACGTGACCCCGACGCTGAGCCTGTGGGGATGTGGTGTCCAGCCCGGGTGGTACGGGTGGCCTGCCTTACGCCCATAAGCTGCCCCCACCCACCGGGCAGGTGCCCACCGACCACCTCGGCTGGTGGCCTGGGACCCCCGGAGACCCGCAGCCCCAAAAGCACTAGGAGAGGCACTGAGAGACCACCGAGGTCAGAGGTCAGCAAGAGGAAGACCAGCTTCAGGAGGTGAGTGGGGGCACGGGAGCCCAGGAGGGGCCAGCAGCAGGAGATGGGGTAGGTGGACGGCTGAGGCCCTCGTGTGGAGGCAGAGATGCCGGGTGACCGCAGGAGGCAGGGACAGCGGCCTCACCCTGCAGGCGGAGAAGGTGGGGCCTGGGCTCAGGAAGGGGCCCCAGCTCCTCTGGGTGCCCGGGAGGGGGTCTCAGAGAGCTGCCTGACGAGGACGGTGGGGGCCCGgagaagggggatggggaggcagagagaagggcgGGCGCTGGGGGGGTCTCCTGGGGGGGGGCCGAATTCCCGTGGGGGCCTCCGGGAAGCGTCCTCAGTCCTGCTCTGAGGACGCCACCCTGAAGGCTCCCGGGAAGGTCCCAGCTCTGAGGTCACTGGAGCCCCTCAGGGCACGGTCGGTGCCCGGAGTCAAAGGGGCAGGAAGACCTGAGGAACGTGCCCCCGGGGGGGCGACCAGGCCTCGATGGCCATGAGGCAGGGCCAGACCCCGGCCCCCACACCCGCTCGCCCTCCAGCCCGCTGGGGAGCGGCCGTGCCCGTACACGCACAGCCACACGCGTCTTCCGTGGGGGCGGGTGGGCGTGCACACACCAGCACATCCCTTGGCTGAGTGTGACAGTGCACGTGCCCCTGCGTGTGCAGGCATGTGCACACGTGCACCCCGCAGCCCTGGGCTCACCGGACGGGGGGAGGACAGTGCCCTCGCTGACACCACTCTCCCGTGTGGCTCGTAGACGGGGGTCCGGGGCCCTCAGCCACAGACGTCCTCCGCCACGTGGGCAGAGAGGACTGTCCTCCAaggcctgccctggcctggcccctccccaggacCGTGTGCCACCAGGCACAGGATGTGGCCACGTGTGTGAGGCACTGCAGGCCTCGTCGGGGGCTCGGGGGGGGCCCGCACCGCCCCCCGCTGGCCCAGCACTGGCTGACTTGCCGGCTGCTCTGCTGCCCGTCCCCGCCGCCCAGGGACACTGGCGCTGAGGCTCTGGGTGGGCTGCACACCTGGGTCCagcctccgccccacccccaggcactgGGCTCTGGACCAGGTGGCTCTGGGGGCCGGGCAGGTGTGCCCCGCAGTCCTGCCCCTCCCACGCCCGCAGTGAGAGCTAGGTCCCCAGAGGTCGGCCTggccgcccctccccagccttgCTGCGGCCGGCTCTTCCTGGGGCCCATGCCCAGGACCCCACCCGCACCTCTCCAGCCCCACTCAGTCCTGCCCCACGCACCCACCTCCCAACGCCGCTGACCTCTGACCTCGGCTGGCTGTCAGGGCTCCTCCCGGTGCTGaggatgaaggaaggaatgagcTACGGCTGTGACCTGGG
This Phyllostomus discolor isolate MPI-MPIP mPhyDis1 chromosome 5, mPhyDis1.pri.v3, whole genome shotgun sequence DNA region includes the following protein-coding sequences:
- the RNF223 gene encoding RING finger protein 223 gives rise to the protein MASDEQVWHTAMPPPRRSSATATVPRSPGSACSPRSPGSASSPRSPGSASSPRSPGSACSPRSPGSACSPRSPGTPGSEKVASPLECSICFSGYDNVFKTPKELSCTHVFCLECLARLAAAQPTGRPGSEAVPCPFCRQPTAVPATGAPGLRTSRQLQARMPAHLRLEEPVWLEGTKLCCCPQPSAPGLPGPGFVCVDVGLSKPAEPAAPIPIPGPASRRGRLARCWARCRDWRRMALVTALLLVLFCVVLWPVHCALRTGNLHCLSRPPASTAPATVTYAATFSLGPLADN